A stretch of Phoenix dactylifera cultivar Barhee BC4 unplaced genomic scaffold, palm_55x_up_171113_PBpolish2nd_filt_p 000327F, whole genome shotgun sequence DNA encodes these proteins:
- the LOC103698710 gene encoding U-box domain-containing protein 9-like: MAKYGAAEAEQAVARKSGELKRELRRLVMLIVEEDDGRIETYDEASRVISELKDLTFGSPAVPQHFLCPISSELMKDPVILASGQTYDRPFIQEWLNSGSRICPQTRQVLPNTILIPNHMVRIMISEWCMEHDIPLPALESQDETLITRKERSALYELLEKISSSSIPGQKQAMKEIRLLTKHNRSFRALIGEKPDTIPHLLSVLSVPGLNCDPEVQEDTVTTILNLSIHESNKKIVGDDPQAIPFLIDALKNGTMETQSNAAAALFTLSALDSNKLKIGELGAIKPLLELLEQGSKTAKKDSASAIFNICMAHENRTKAVKEGAVGVVLKAIKDQSLVDGSLAILALLSGDQEALEEIGKSGGVPCLLGIIRESTCERNKENAVVALFAVCMYDPTKRREVREDEKLNGSISALAQTGTRRARRKADGILDMLKRLGRNTHFSC, translated from the exons atgGCAAAATATggggcggcggaggcggagCAGGCCGTGGCGAGGAAGTCCGGGGAGCTGAAGAGAGAGCTGAGGAGGCTGGTGATGCTGATCGTGGAGGAGGACGACGGCCGGATCGAGACCTACGACGAGGCGTCGAGGGTGATCTCGGAGCTCAAGGATCTAACGTTCGGATCGCCGGCGGTCCCCCAGCACTTCTTGTGTCCGATCTCCTCCGAGCTGATGAAGGATCCGGTGATTCTGGCCTCCGGGCAG ACCTACGACCGGCCATTCATTCAGGAGTGGCTGAATTCTGGAAGCCGGATATGCCCGCAGACCCGGCAGGTTCTCCCCAACACCATCCTCATCCCCAACCACATGGTCCGAATCATGATATCTGAATGGTGTATGGAGCATGATATCCCTCTGCCTGCACTTGAGAGCCAAGATGAAACCCTGATCACAAGAAAAGAACGCAGTGCACTGTATGAGCTTCTCGAAAAGATTTCTTCGTCCTCCATCCCTGGGCAGAAGCAAGCCATGAAGGAGATCCGGCTTCTCACCAAGCACAACAGGTCCTTCCGAGCCCTCATAGGGGAGAAACCAGACACAATCCCCCACTTGCTCTCAGTTCTCTCTGTGCCAGGCTTGAATTGTGATCCAGAAGTCCAAGAGGACACTGTGACTACAATTCTAAATCTTTCAATCCATGAAAGCAATAAGAAGATTGTTGGAGATGATCCCCAAGCCATCCCCTTCCTCATTGATGCATTGAAGAATGGAACCATGGAGACTCAGAGCAATGCTGCTGCGGCGCTATTCACCTTATCAGCACTTGATTCCAACAAGCTTAAGATTGGTGAATTGGGAGCGATCAAACCCCTTCTGGAGCTCCTCGAGCAAGGCAGCAAAACTGCCAAGAAGGATTCAGCATCAGCTATTTTTAACATCTGCATGGCCCATGAGAACAGGACGAAGGCGGTGAAGGAAGGGGCAGTGGGTGTAGTCTTGAAGGCCATCAAGGATCAATCTCTTGTAGATGGCTCGTTGGCTATCCTTGCTTTGCTATCAGGTGACCAAGAAGCACTGGAAGAGATTGGTAAGAGTGGGGGGGTGCCTTGTTTGCTTGGCATCATCAGGGAGAGCACCTGCGAACGGAACAAAGAAAATGCTGTGGTGGCCCTCTTTGCAGTCTGTATGTATGATCCAACAAAACGGAGGGAGGTCAGGGAGGATGAGAAATTGAATGGGTCGATCTCTGCTCTGGCTCAGACTGGTACTAGAAGAGCTCGTAGAAAGGCTGATGGAATTCTTGATATGTTGAAGAGGTTGGGGCGCAACACACATTTTTCTTGTTAG